One Triticum dicoccoides isolate Atlit2015 ecotype Zavitan chromosome 3B, WEW_v2.0, whole genome shotgun sequence genomic window, TGAAATTATAAAATTGCCGCGTGCACAATCAAATAAACTCCAACCTACCACACCTGTACTCACTCCAATGCACTCTCACTTTGCCACCTCTATATTTGAACAGCTGCAAGAAAAAAACAAGGTCACTGAcgatgaacagcaaaaaaagagcaAGAGAAGGACCCAAAAACACCACGAGAAGAACACGTAGAACAATCCGCAATAACAAGTACAGAGGTGAAAACACATAATACCTATGAATTATCTTATAGTTCAAAAATACGCATTTCACATTTCACAACTTTCCTCGATCACAGAGAGAGGAGACAGATGAGCAAAAGGAGGCCACAGAAGAAGGGCAAAATGTTCTTCAAACGGCAGATAACAACGTCAAAGAAGACCAAGCGCCAAAATATTCACTCACCAAAAAAACCACAGCAGAGACGGCAGCAGCGACAACGACTGAAAAGGTAAAGTTACATAAGCTAATCCTCTGAAAGTATAAAATAGCTCTGTTGAAGCTCAAATGCACTGCCACTTAGCCACCTGTGTGTTTCAAAAGCTACAAGACAAAAACAACGGCAGCGGCGATGAACTCCAAAAGACAGAATAGGAAGATGCCCAAAAACCTCCACTCAACAAAGAACAAGCACAACAGTCAGCAGCAGCAACGAGAACAGCAGCAGAGATAACAGAAACAACAACGGCTGAGAAGGTAAAGTTACATAAGCTGATTCTACGAAAATATAAAGTAGTTCCATGGTTGAAACTTACCACCTGTTAAGCAAGACAAAAACCATGACAGTGACGATGATCACCAAAACAAAGAACAAGACGGTTACCAAGAAACAACACCCAACAAAGAACGGGTGGAACAGTCAGCATCACCAACGATAGCTCAACAGGTGAAGTTGCACGAAATGTTTCCACAAAATGACAACTTAATCACAATCAAAATAACTCAAAGCACGCACCAAACGCTTCGCTATTTTCCCATAACAACTGCTATAATTAAAATAAAGTAGCAAGTTAAATTACTTCAATGCTTTTTAAATGACAACGCAGAAACACGAAGAAGGCAACCATGGAGATACAACCAATGAAGCAAGCACACAAATTGTTCCAGAGAAAGAACCAGAAACTATCGAAGAAAACCCTACGCCGTCGTACGATGCCAATTCCCCTTGCAGACAGGCCAGTGCCATCCAGGTCGAGACTGAAAAACAAGACAGAAAAAACCACCAGCAAGACATAATGGTTGACAAGGAAAAGCATGATGCCAAGAAAAGCACAGACGACTCAAATAAGGATGGAGAAGAAACTGAACAAAAGGGTACAACGCAAAAAGAAGAACAAAACATGGCGCAGGAAGCAGAAGGAGAACAAGAAAGGAACAACACTCGATAGGACATATCTTCCAGCATCGAAGCAGGCAAGACAATAGAAACATAATTGCTATCTTGTGATCTTTGTGACTtggaattatttatattaaatTCAAAATCATCGCAGGCACAGTGGAGAAAGGGGGCAAAGATAGCAATTCCGTCAACAAAGCCATCGAAGACCTGTACAACGCTGTATGCAAGCCATGGACAAAGAGAGAAATGTAAGTTCATGCAACCAACACAGGAAACATTCTTACACACGATCATTTTGATTGTATCATGTCTGaaccaaaacatttttctaaatatacTTTGCAGGGATCGGCTTTTCATTACAACGGACAAGTTTGATGTAAATCTAGGACATGTCTCCGAAAGCTTCAAGGTCGGTAAATCAGTACGCACCGAAGCAATAGAGCCCATGCTAACAATCTTGAGAAAACAACTCAATGGCACACGGAGAAAGATTCTGCCGTTAAGCAACACTGTAAGTAAATATCACGGCAAAAGAATCACGTTTAAAACACTATATATGACTTtataaatagataaacttcccctaTAGCTGAACTGACAAATTCCCTTTGTCTATATGTGATGAAACAAGCAGCACTCAATAAGGGAAGCCGACGACAAAGATCTAATGTGCTACAAAAATAATGATCAACAACACATTACAAAAAAATTACTACCTGCAAGGCTTAGATCATTTTTCAACatgcaagaagaagaaaaactgcaaGATTATAACATGGTAAGGAGATCAGCTGTTTCAAAAACAAAACACAAATTGCGTATATGTTATGTAAACTTGTCTTTTTATtttatgtttctaaatataagaagaTTTCCaaatgttttctttttattttgtgttttgcagTTCCTTCTACCATGTTCGTTGTGCGGGTTTGAGAAAGAAGAAACTATAAGTCATTACGTCACCATCACAGTTAACATGCAAAAACAGCGCTTTGAACTCCTTGAATCTTCAACTGCATATCCAGGCACAATAGAATtcttcaacaatgtaaccagcaaACTAATGAAAAATTGGAAGCACATAAGCACAGAGCTACAGCTTTCAGAAAAAAGCATCGACCATTACAAAAAGGTCAGACTACAGGTGCCACTACAAGGAGAAGACATGTAAGCACTTCCAACAACTTCACTCATTTATTCATTTTTCAATGCAAGATTCAATACTACAATTACTGAAATAATTCTGTCCTTTCGTCTTTTCAATACAACAATTATCACTACCATTGCTCAAACTTTTCTCTTCTTTCCGTTTCTTGAATGCAACAATCTTACCAGTACCATTCCTCTAGATGCAGAATGGACTGCGCATTCTATATGTACATGAACCTGAAGCACTACTCCAGTGATGGAACAACAGCAACCTTAAAGCTAGAACAAGTACGAAAGTTGAGGAAAAGGGTTCTATATCAACTAATCAGTCAACACAGAGGGAAACCAAAACTGTCACTAATCAAGTGTACAACAGGTTAGTCTTTTCAGAAACTAAATCTTACAGTTTCGTAACACTAGAAGAAGTAAAAAAAATTAATTATTGTTTTACAGATATGTTGAAATATGAAGTAGATGTGGAAGACAAAGAAATGCAACAGGCAGAATGTTGCGTACTAGAAGAGTTTCCGCCAACTCCCGGGCCAAAAGAACATATTATCCATGCGACAACCACACAAGAGCATGAAGTTATTGATATATCCAGTAAACGAAAAGATATTATGGATGTTAGCAGCCACGCCGTCGCCCAACAATCTTGCACAGACCACGAACAAAATGATCCACCAATAGAACCAGATCAACCACCACCAGACGACAAGATACCACACCATGCCGAAGAGGAAACAGACGAGCAAAATATCAACATCGATATCCCGACCACAGAGCAACTGGAACAAACAGGCACTGATTTAAAAGAGGATGACAGAAGCAACGACGTACCAAATACACAACAACAGGTTTACGAGCAGAAGAAATAGCATGTTCTTCTTCAAGAATAAACAGGCTCGACAAGCAATCAGCAAGGCACCTCCAGCACCATCTCTTTAAACTTCCTAAAACCAAAAACAATGGAAAAGCAGGAAGAAGTTGATGAATTTCTTTCACGCCTTAACCCGCTACAACAAGACGAATACAACGAACATGTAAAGATGGGCTCTAACTTCGATTTAATCAAAACATGGCTGACCGAGCATGAAAGCTATGAATTCAACAAAAATCCCAAACCTTATCTGGCAATCTTGCAGCAAGAGTCAGGAGAACATTCAATGCCTCAATCATCTGAGAACAGCTCAGACAAGAAAATCTCGGTCAAGAAAAGGCCGGTAAAGCCTTCAAGAAGGCTCCTTGGAGAAATCATGATTCCTGCTTTTGTCCCAGGAGATTTCAAATTTATCAACAAAGCCAGAGCACTCCATGAATACCTATTCAGCAAAGAAGGACAGCACGAATGTAGAGAGTAAGTACTTTCTCTTGcataaacaaaaaaacaaagaaatgtTGCCCCTTTTTAAACCAACCTAACTAATGTATAAACTTTTTTTGCTTGCGGTATAAACATATATATTAACTCGAAGTGACCTGATTGGATTACAGGAAAACAAGCAATGGAACAGCTACGGAAAGGAGATCATGGACAGATGGAGGGCTCCATCGCAAACGCATTGTTCGAAGAATGGACAGTGCAGCAACAATACAACACGACCGATAAAGCCATACTTCCCGCAGAATTTGCAAATGTATGAAGTCCAATTTGACAAAAATACTTGCATCAATTCAGTGATTATAATGATTGAACTAAAAAGTAGAAAAGTTTTTGGTCGCAGATCGTGCTCGGTGTTAAAATTGGAGAAAAAGGAGGACTAGCAGAATTCAATGAGGAAGGAGCATTGGAACAGTTTGCATCCCTTGTAACATGGAAGGAACTTTTAAAGAAAAAGCTGGTAAGTTCATAGAAATATAGAAACATAATTCATTCTTCCTACCGATTGCACATTCACATGTCATTTAATTCTCCTGACAAGAACGAACTTTAACTCACTCTGTCTCCAAACACTGCAGATTATGATACCTCACAACACAGCTAAACACTACACATTGTACGTGCTCAACAAGTACACGAACTCCATCGACATACTTGACTCACTGAAACACACCATAAGGATCACGAAGAACTGGTACGTCAATTCAACACTGATTTCTAATTGGTTTTCCAATTCCTGCATTCCCTTTATTAATGGCAAAACCCAATAATAACACAGATTAAAAGGATGCACGCACTCATGAAGAAGCATTACGGCGAAGCGGAGCTACGAGCCAACAACGAACCGAACTGGTCGAGGATAGCAGAAACACCTAACAGAGTTTGCGTGCCAAAACAGCAGGGTAACCAATACGGACACTTCATGGTTCAATTTGCAAAATACTGGAATGCCATTGATATcataaaagatgatgaggatttcaaTGTAAGTGAATAGTACAAGAGCAAAAAATTTAATTTTTACAGGCAGCACTACTTGAATAATTCAATTATctcatgaaagaaaaataaaagaatatcCGATGACCTCCATGTAGCAAAGCAACGTAGATGCCGAGTGGAAACCAGAGTTCCTTTTTACAGCCATATTTGATGAAACAAACCTAGTAAACTGGGAGCAACTACCTGGAAGAATCAAAGAATTCAAACCAAAAACTTCAAAGTTCTTTTCCACCAACAAAGGTAAGAAAATTATTTCTACTTATCTTTTTTTTGTAATAACCTACCCATCCACGGTTCACCAATGTCTTTCATATCACGAGACCTTACATATTACATATCTGCTTCCGCTGACACAAACAgatgaaacaaaaaggaaaaaagacaaaGAACCAGTCCATATCCAAAACATTCTCATTGCTTCCATCACACAAAGGAGGCGTCCGACCTCTTCCATCTAGTCATGAGCGACAGCTGGCAGGAGGAATACAAGAAGTGATTTGTTTTCTATTGCACCTCAAAATAGTTGCACAGAGGCCAAAAGTAATGCAAGAATCTGCTTCTCACTAACCGTGACCTCGAAAATTATTTTATCTCCCTGTCGCAGCAAAACTATATTTAGGCGCATCCGCAGGGACAGTGAAAGCACGCAACTTACTGGAGCCCAACTCAAGGCAGTATTTGGTCCAAGACCAGCACAGACAAACATACCACATCATATAGAAAAAAGGGTCCTCGATGACATAGAAGAAATTTTGGAAAGCAGACAAGATTCAAAACAGAGTGACAGAGTAATATTAGGCCCAAACTTTGCAGAGGTAAACTTTTAAAAAGCAAAGTCTTGTGTTATATTGTTTCTTTTTATATTGTTACACAACTCTTTTTTCTAACAGTTTTTTTCATCACAAATATTGTTTGCAGCATATATTGCATTTAAACGAACACACAACTAGTATTAATAAATTTAAAAATGAATTGCAAAAAGCAAAGAATCAGCTGGTTCCCATGTATCTCAAGGAAAATCAACGGAAAAAGCTCTCAACAGCAAACATGGTAACAACCCTTTCTTCCATGACAAAATCAGAAAATATGCGTTCTATCAAATTACTTTATATTAAActgtcatctaagcaacaagtattTTGTACGCAGATATTCATTCTAATGGAGAAGCTTGGCCGCTATGTACTATATGTCCTggacaaatacaaacacaaagttCACATTATTGATCCTCGAGAAACGACTCACGAGGAATTTGAGAAAGAAAAGATAGACATCGACGAattggaagaagaagaagcatgtcgagtTCTTCAGGAAAATGAAGATGCTAAAGAAGAAAGAGAAAGACAGTTTCATGAATATCATGTTCATAAGTTGGCAATCGTAAGCATTTATACATAACAATTTTTTCAGTTTTACAAGTTACAATATTAAAACAATTAATTACAAAATGCAATATTCCTAGGTACCTAGGTTTAAAGAAGTCTTCAACATCATACTAGGACAAACACTgaatcccaagggtacaagatggcAGACTCATACCATGCAAGATGCTCCAGTGGTAGAAAAGGGAGAATCAACATTTGCTGTTTTAAAGCTTGCATTCCTCTACAATGGTGAAAAGTTTGTCGAAGACCTGAAAGATTTGACAGTAAGTTTATACATATTTACTTATAAACAGCTTATATGCACAAACTCTAATAATATACTTCTCTTCTCGGCAAAATTTCACGGGCTGAGGTCGAAGACTGGAGGGCAGAGGCAATGTACATTCTCTTAAATAGTGAGATGAATCAAGTCAAAGCTAGTGAAATGGGTGATGAGATTAGCAAGATCTTAAGCAAAAATGAAGAGTAAAACTTTTGATTTAGCCCGAGAGGCTAATTCTATCTAGACGTGAGAAAACAGTTTGTCAATAACTCACATTTATATGCAATGTAGTTAGAAATTGTGTGCTCATGTTGAAAAGAGAACTATTTCGACAACAGTGCCTCTTACATCATAAGAGAGTGCCATTAAACTATAAACAACAACGCATCTTCTTATTTGTACTACAGCAGTGACTCCCAAAACGAACCCTTACGCCTGACTCTGGAAAGCACCGTCCCGTGCCTCCAGAGACGACATGGCCCTGTGCCACCAAACCCTGAGTTACCATGCCTCCGAGCAATATCCATACACACACATACCCTTACGCGTGACTCTCGAAAGCACCGTCCCGTGCCTCCAGAGGCGACATGGCCCTGTGCCACCAAACCCTGAGTCACCATTCCTCCGGGCAATATCCATACACACACATACCCTTACGCCTGACTCTCGAAAGCATCGTCCCGTGCCTACAGAGGCGACATGGCCCTCTGCCACCAAACCCTGAGTGTCACCATGCCTCCGGACAATATCCATACACACACATACCCTTACGCGTGACTCTCGAAAGCACCGTCCCGTGCCTCCAGAGGCGACatggccttgtgccaccaaaccctgggtcaccatgcctccgggcaatatccacacacacacataccaaGAGCGCCTCAACCGTGGCCTTCTACGCACACGTGACTTCACATGCTCCAAACCCGTGCCTCCGGAGGCAACATACCAATGCCTTCGTACTATGCACACATATGCATGCATGCACAAACCTATATATCGTCAACAAAGCATAGCTCTTAAGTAGACGTGACTGCACATTCTTCAAACCTATGCGTTCCGAAACAAAGCAGCTTGCCTTTTGCACGACCTGCTAGGAGGTTCCCTCGCGCCGGAGGCGCCGTGTCACACCGCGCCGCACGAACCAGCACGCTGCACGacccaacacacacttcgaccaaTACACTTCAACCTAtgcccccccttcaagatgtttataaaaatgaaacgagccgaaggcgagcaggaggttccctcGCGCCGGAGGCGCCATGTCACACCGCGACGGACAACGCGCCGCACGAACCAGCACGCTGCANNNNNNNNNNNNNNNNNNNNNNNNNNNNNNNNNNNNNNNNNNNNNNNNNNNNNNNNNNNNNNNNNNNNNNNNNNNNNNNNNNNNNNNNNNNNNNNNNNNNNNNNNNNNNNNNNNNNNNNNNNNNNNNNNNNNNNNNNNNNNNNNNNNNNNNNNNNNNNNNNNNNNNNNNNNNNNNNNNNNNNNNNNNNNNNNNNNNNNNNNNNNNNNNNNNNNNNNNNNNNNNNNNNNNNNNNNNNNNNNNNNNNNNNNNNNNNNNNNNNNNNNNNNNNNNNNNNNNNNNNNNNNNNNNNNNNNNNNNNNNNNNNNNNNNNNNNNNNNNNNNNNNNNNNNNNNNNNNNNNNNNNNNNNNNNNNNNNNNNNNNNNNNNNNNNNNNNNNNNNNNNNNNNNNNNNNNNNNNNNNNNNNNNNNNNNNNNNNNNNNNNNNNNNNNNNNNCAGCACGCTGCACaaaccaacacacacttcgaccaacacacacttcgacctatgcccccccccttcaaaatgtttatgaaaattaaacgagccgaAGGGGAGCAGGAGGTTCCCTCGCGCCGGAGGCGCTGTGTCACACCGCGACGGACAACGCGCTACACGAACCAGCACGCTGCATgaaccaacacacacttcgaccaacacacacttcgacctatggccccccttcaagatgtttataaaaattaaacgagccgaaggcgagcaggaggttccctcGCGCCGGAGGCGCTGTGTCACACCGCGACGGACAATGCGCTGCACGAACCAGCACGTTTTTCTTTAATTTGGTAAAGTTGTACACCTGTGCCTCTCCTAGTTGTACACCTGTGCCTCTCCTAGTGTTCACCTGTGCCTATAAAGAAGTCACACGATTGAACAATTCTGAACACTGCCGTTTTACATTAAGAAGTTGCTTTTTTTGTTACTTGAAAGGTCACATTTGATAGTGTTGGTAGTCCCCGCCCGTAACTACCCCATAAATCTCCATTACCCGGAAATATAATGGGAACAGAAAGGGAAACGAAAAAGGGAAACAGGGAACCAAGCGCGCGAACTGGTATTTTTTTGTGTTTCGCGCGGAAAGGGAAAACGAAAAAATGTGGTAGTATGAGGGTCAAAGTGCAAAACGCATGAAACCACAAACCGGAAAGGGAAAACCGGGAACCATCCGCCCCACCTGGTTTTCCCTTGCGGGAGCGCTCCGCGCGCGACACTTGTCACGCGCGGGGCGCTCCCGAACCGCTCGTTACGAGTGCTCGGAAGGAGCGCTCTTTAACTAGTTACTCCCTTCTGTTGCAGCAGCTTGGAATTCGGAGCACCCACAGTTCTGTTATAAGGGCTTCAGTTTAAGGCCCAACACACAGCACATATCACAACGGGAAGCCAAGGAGGAACAAAAAAACAACATCCGAAACTTTGTAAGAACTCAGGGGACCGTGGTAGCTGGCGGCATCGCTCCTGTGCACCGACAGCCCACCGCGACTCCATCTCCAACGCCAGCGCGGCATTAGTATGAATTGCCTAAAGCAGTTGTGAAAATCAGCGCGAATTTTGTCGAAATGTTTCTGGACTTCTTTGAAAACAAGACTAGATGTTTCTGAAACCCAGAAAAACATGGTCAAACTCACTTGTGAGGCGTGTAATAATGACTGAAATTTGCGTAAACATGTTTGAAATCCTTAGATGTTTTGTGTGTATTCATTCATTGGAATCGATGTGAACGTGTTTTTTTTTCTATAAACAATGAGAGTTCATTGACATATTTGTTATGAAATCAGTGAAAGCTTATACGATAAAAGCATTATAACTACTATACTTTTTTTATAACAAAAAGGGGTTTCCCTTGACTCCATTTATATTAGAATGAAACCACATAGTAACAAAGTTTTAGGCTCCCGGGCTGGGCCTGCAACAGCCAGCCAGGTCTTTTTGCAGCAACCGGGTTGCAGGGAATTTTATTGCAAGTTCAAACACAGATGCAGACAGCAGAAGAAACAGCCATAGACCCTAACACTAGCAACCAAAGACACAACCTAAACCTACATATAGTCTCTCTCAACACAGATGCAGGCACTAGAAGAAACAACCACATACACTAGAATCTCTCAAGACCCTAACACCCAGCTGGGAGGCATAGAATCCGGCGCTGTTCCTGGTCAGTCGCATCCATCAGCAGAACTAGTCCCATGCGATCCTCAGGAGCTCTCCCCACCCGCGAGCAAGCACATGGCCCACATTATAACCAAGTTAGTTCTTCATGTGATGTATGTGAAATAAATCCCTTGAGAAACGACAAGGACAAAAGGAATACATAGCAATAATAGTAAGCACAAGGCTTTGATAATCCCATTGCAAGTTGGACAGAACTGATTATCCATGTGTCCACTTCACACACAGTGTGCTCAGGACATGAGAGTCACATACATCTATTTCTGTACTCAACAGGGTGGTTCCATGCTAGTAGCTCACCTGGGTTTCTCTAGCACCACTCCTTCAGTGAAGATATTGATCCTGTTTGTGAAGGTTTCCAACATCTCTGTGCAATGGCACTATGGCAGTAATCAGTACATTTTATATAAGAAACATGTAGCAGAAGTTTGTGAAAATCAGAACTAAAGACAATAATTGTGGTAATCAGTTAGTACTCTTCTGAGCTGAAACCAACCTAGCGCATAGCAGATTAATTCATGCTGACAACAAAAACTACATGACATACTGAAATTGCAGTTTGACAAAGCAGAAAGACCATTACAATTGACTAGATAGATATCTAATTCCATCTGTTATGCGTCCAGCATCGACCAACCTAAAACTTGACTCGGCACAAACAAGCATTTCACAGCTTGCCAAATAGTCTCCCCAGGTCTAACGACAACATAAGGTCTAGCTAGGTACCAGAAGAGTCTTGTACAAGAGGTGCTAATTAACTTATAGAGATCATTTCTGCTTCGGCGTAGTACTGGAGGTCAAAAGGGTCAGCAAACCGAAAATCAGAAGCTATCTCGTGGCAGTAAGGAGGACCTGACACCTCCTCGAATGGGCTTCTGAAGAGCTCTAATTTGCAAGCTTTGCTGCTCCATTTCGCATTGGTCAGAGGCTTCAGCTTGGCATTGACATTGTCCCCTGACGAGAAATACTCACTGGCCACCACAACCACCATCTGGTCCAGCACCCGACCTCTCTCCGCGATAAACTTGAGGAAAGTAAGCTCGCTTCTCGACCCTCGGAACTCGTAGAAGAACAACTTCTTCATGCTCCGCAGGATGCATTCGATGGGGCCGCCCTCCTGCCAGAACTTGAGATTGACCTTGCCAGTGGACTCCTCAAGTATGCGGGTGGACTGCAGATGAAATCGATCAGCCGAATACGGCATACATGGTTCAGGGATCTTTTCTATGAGGACATATCATGCAGCAGTAGCAATAGCAGCAGCAGGCCAGTAATCTTATAATTAATCTGATTCACAGCTCTGACCATGCTAGTTATATAGGCAATTTTACCTGGACATGGAGAGTCTCCAGGTTGGGGAAACAGCGGAGAAAGCCAGGCACTTTCTTGACAGCATTGCGCACACCGAACTGCACCTCCATGGCCAAAATCTGGGCACTTGGAACAATGCTCTCCTTGCTCCCAGCCTGCAACGCACCCAAGACAGACAAGCTAATTCAGATCATAGATTACCATTATTAATTGACACAGCTCTGTTCCACTTGCAAATTGACACAGCTCTGTACCACGACGACCAGCTCTTGCTCTCCAGGCTGAAGGTATCCCAGCACACGCAGGTTAGGTGCATGCCCAATCTTGATTCTGAAAGAGCGGTTCGCCATGGCCCGGCTATTGACCGCGGAAACAGTTTCCCATTGGAAGAGCCTCTCCAGGCGAGGGGCATCCACCACGTCGATGTCCTCcatgaaagaaaagccgagctggacGCAGCGCAGGCTGTGGCTGGCGAGGCGGACGCGCACTCCGGTCTGGCTCCCCATTATGCCGAGGAACTCCAGGACGGGGCTTCTTTCAAGCATGAAGGCGAGGTCACGGTCCTCCATGACATTCCAGCAGAGGCCGAGCTCCCGGGGGTTGGGGAAGCTGACACTGCGCGGCACAGCGGCGGTGTCCGGGAGCCTCCAGATGCCGAGGTAGAGGCGGGTGAGGGAGGCGCAGCTGAAGATCGTGGCGGGGAGGCGCAGGTCAATCGGCCAAGGGCGGTTGACAAAGACGAGTTCTTGGACCCCCTTGGCGACGAGGATGTCGAGCCAGCGCGCCATTTCGCCTCGGTGCTTATCCATGGCGCTGCAGATGAGGTGGACGCAGCGGAAAGGCCCCAGGTGCGCCGCGAGGGAGTAAATTGCAAAAAAGCACCACAATTAGGAACCCTAAATCAAAAAACCACCACTATtcggtttttttttcaaaaacccatCACAATTGCGCTGACAGTTTGCAAAAAACGCTGATTGAATGATTAGAGTCGTTTAATGCAAATTTGACGGATGGGTCCCACTGTCAGGTGCCACGTGGCCAGCAGAATGGACGGCAGAGACGGACGTTAAACAACAGGTCAACCGAGAACTCTGCCTCCTTGGCATTCTGCCAAACAGGTAGCAGGCACACCTCAACCCGGCAATTCGACCCATGGGTACACTCGCCCATGGGCACCCGATcccgaatgggtagggtatgg contains:
- the LOC119282152 gene encoding uncharacterized protein LOC119282152, producing MDKHRGEMARWLDILVAKGVQELVFVNRPWPIDLRLPATIFSCASLTRLYLGIWRLPDTAAVPRSVSFPNPRELGLCWNVMEDRDLAFMLERSPVLEFLGIMGSQTGVRVRLASHSLRCVQLGFSFMEDIDVVDAPRLERLFQWETVSAVNSRAMANRSFRIKIGHAPNLRVLGYLQPGEQELVVVAGSKESIVPSAQILAMEVQFGVRNAVKKVPGFLRCFPNLETLHVQSTRILEESTGKVNLKFWQEGGPIECILRSMKKLFFYEFRGSRSELTFLKFIAERGRVLDQMVVVVASEYFSSGDNVNAKLKPLTNAKWSSKACKLELFRSPFEEVSGPPYCHEIASDFRFADPFDLQYYAEAEMISIS